Within Runella rosea, the genomic segment AAGTCAAACCCCGCCTGCGACAACTCCAATGCAGCCTGTGCAATTGAAATTTGGATGCGTTTTCTTTCTTCCGCCTCCCGTTTAAACTGATCAATTTTAAAATCAATCTCCTCTTTGGCTCGTTTTTTTCGATCTTCATTACCTTCCCGTTCCGCCTCTTGTTGTTCAATTAAAAGTTTTTTCAATTCATCCTGTTCCTCCTTCTTCATGCGCCGCAAATCGGTCGAAAATCGCTTTTCCAACTCCAATCGTGTAGTGTAACGGGTACGAATTTCCTCCAACAGGTCGTTTTTCTTTTCCGCTTTTGGCTTATTAATTTTTTCAGTAGGTACTTTGCCAGGTGAAATATCACTCGTATCTGGTATCAAAAACATTTTGCGAGCCCCACGCCTGTAAACCCTGCTTAAAAAACACGTTATCCAATGCCTCTTTGTCTTTTAATTGACGAGGGAATATCATACCCCAACTGCTTGGACATTCGCTCCAAAACTTCATATAGTTGATACCATTTGCGCACTTCTTTCTCAGGAAGGTCAATTACCCGCCCCTCTTTTGCATCTTTTAATGCATCATCCATTAACACTTTGGAAAGCTTTTCGGATTCCTCAACGAATTTTTCAAGCTGAGTGAGCTGCTTTTTATCGGCCTTATCCTTCCCCTTTTCGGCCTTAGCCCGTTCATCGGCCAGCGCCTTTTCTTTCTTGAGCAGTTGATCATTAAGAATGATAATCGTATTCAGGCGTTTGTACTCCTCATTGGCAAAGTCTAAAAGCTCCTTTTTCTTTTTGGGGTCATATTTGCCATCAAAAAGCTCGTACTCTTGTTTGGCTTGCTGAGCGGTTAAACGCTGCATATTAATTTGCTGCGCGCGTCCAGCGGCATCTTTACCCTCAAATGGCCCGTAATAGTCAAGTCCCTGCGCTTGCTGGCTTCGTTGCTGAGCGGCATTTGCTATCTGATTAAAAGAGCCCAGATTGCCGGTTCCCACAGCAGCGCCAAAAAGGGCCATTGTTCGTAAAAAACCCTGTTCTTTGGCCAGTGCCCGCCAGGCTGAAATGGTATCGGCAATTCCTTTGATAATGCCGCCAAAAAAAGAACTTACCTGTCCATCCCTTGCAAACTCATCAATCAAAAGCGAGGTTTCGTTTTTCAGACGGGTCATTTGCCCGGTCATTGTTTCTAAGTTCTTAGCCGCCTTGTCTCCGTAGGTTTTTTCAATTTGCGCGGCCACTTTTGGCAAAACATCCTCAGCATACACCTTACCATCCTTCATCATCTTGTCAAGCTCGGCAGTGGTAATACCCATGGATTCAGCAAGCAATCTGAACGCCCCGGGAAGACGATCCCCGACCTGGCCTCTCCACTCTTCGGCCTGTATTTTGCCCTTCGACATGGCCTGCTCGATTGCTTTTAGGGTCCCTTCCACATCTTCATTGGTCAGCGAGAGAGATGCGCCCATTTTAACAATGCCCGAAAATATATCCCGTACTTTTTGGCCCTGCATGGTAGTGCCACGCGCAGCGGCCTCCAATTTGGTGAAGGTTGGGTACAGCGTTCCGATGGCAGTACCTGTATCGTTGGCCAGTTTTTCAAGAAAAATAAGATTGGAATTGAAGCGCTTGGTAGAACCAGAAGCCACCTCCAATGCGTTACGATACCGCTGAAAATCGTTGATGACTTCAAAAGTTTTAGTTACGGCTGTCAGGGCGCTGTCTACTCCAAACAGCGTTCCTGTCAACATCAAGAAGTTACCACGCAAGCCATTTAATGCACTGGTGTAATTTCCAACATTTCGGTTGTGAATGCCCATTGAGGCATCCATCCGCTTTAAAGCCGCATCGTTCTGCTGAATTTGGTACAGCAGTGCCACCGCCTCTTTGTTATTTTTGTTGATTTTACCAGTGTTGAGGTCAAAGGCGTTGTCCAGATTTCGCAGGCGGTTGCGAAATTCATTTGTTTCTTTGGAAAGGCGGGCGTAGGAGTTTACAATACTACCCAAAGTTTGATTGGCCGCTTTCAATGTGGCATTTTGGGCGTCAATAGCCTGCTTTGCCAAATTGACCTTTTGGGCAATCTGTTGCTGTTGGGATTTAAAGTCGGCCGCTTTGGGGTCGAGTTTGTCGTATTCCTGACGCAAAAGCTTTAGAGAGCCTTTTAAATTGTCAATGGAAATACCGTTGGCGTTTTGGGCGTCAGTAAGTGTGGCAATGATAGATTTTAGCTCCTCATGCCGTTTGATGGAGTTTGATAACTTTTCTGATTGTTGTTCAAACTTTTGATTGGAGCCAGATTGGGCGAGATTAAGAGATTTTATTTCCCGAATTAGGTCGGTTATCTCTTTGGCGTAAGAGGAAATCGCCGTTTTAACAATATTGCTACCATTGGCGGTATTGGTGACAAATTTCTGGTATTCGGCATCAATAGAGCCAATTTTCTTTTCGAGGCCCTCGAAATCGAAGAGTTTTTGATAGGAAATCATTTGCCAAAGCGTTAGAGGTTGCTTTGGTCGCTTGGGGTGTAGTGGTCAGGACAAAGATATAAAAAAAAGGGGCTCATTTAAAGTGAATCCCATTGGTATAAACCGCATCGGATGTTCAGTCGCCCGAATTTTTGGTTTTATTTATTTCATCCAAGTAGAAATCTACCTGTTTTTGATATTCTTCCTCGGTTATTGCGCCCGATCTCAATTGGAATTTTAATATATCAATTTGACCTTCGCTAGCCAATACAATTGTCTTTTCAATTGAACTGATAAGTTCCTGCCTTTTTTTCTCAAGATCACTGCTCATTTGCTGTAAAATTTAATTGTGTGTTTTCGGTTACGCATCCAACCATTTATTTACTTCATTGTCAAACTCTTTATCGGAAAGGTATCCGGAATCGTGCAGTCGATTTAACTCATCAATCCACTCCTTTCGGTTTATCGCAATCTCCCTCTCTGCTTTTAAAATAAGATCGCGACGCTCTGACTCAAACAAAGCCACATGTCGATTGTCTTTGGAGACGATTTTCAACTCATCCTTATAAACCAACTCAGTTTTTGTCTTCAAATGACGAAGGGCCTCGTCGTATTCCTTACGGGTGATGCGGTCATCCGGTCGCATGAAATTGAGCGAATAAATCAGCAGTACGGTGACGAATAAAGCTAAAAGCATAATTGTATTTTTTAAGCTTAAGTCATGGTAAAAAGTTAGGGCGGTCATCCAGCAAGCGACCGCCCTAATCAATTTCATTGACCTCAAACTAAGTCGTAAATTTATGGATAATTTGTCAATTATCCATTGGGTGTTTTTGGTTAAAGGTATCGAGCCAATCGTCCACTATTGAGTCATATCGAATTTCGTCCGGCATATCAAAAGATTGCATATTTTCGTCTTTTTCTGCAAGTTCGCCCAGCCATTTCAACGCGTCACTATCGTTGTTAAATAGTACTCTTATAGACTCAATTAGCTCTCTGCTTTTGCTTTTTATAATATCTGCATTTTCCGATATCTTTGATATTGAAGAAAGTTCTTCAATTAATCTTTCGCTATTGGCAATTTTTTTTTGTGTCAATACTCTTACGTTTTCAGAGTCATAACAAAGGGGCGAATCTTCTTTCATTGAAAGAGCAACTTTATACGCATCTTCATAAGATCTATATTCGTGAACATGAATATCTAAAGCTGTTTTTGACCCGCAACAAAAACCACTGGACTTATCAATTATTCCGCCAATAAAAAAAGCATTTTCGGAAATAAAAATTTCATTCATCCTCATTGTTTTAATTGCAATTAAAAACACCCTCCCCTCTAGTCCTTTTGTGATTTGCAAAAAAATCGTAAGAAGCCTTTCTTTGCTACCAAAGGTATATAAATCAGGTTCGACACTATCCAGCCTAAAATGTGTCAAATAATTTGCTTTGTCTACGTTTTTGAGGCCCATCGTATTTGTGTTTAAGTGCTTTATTTATTTTAACAAAAATACCAAAAAATTAGCAATAATTCAGCTCAGCTTCAGAATTATCAACGAGCCCAATTCGGTTGATATTCAGCGAAAGTGTCGGGTCGTATTCCAGCCTACCAATAGCGGCCAAATTGGGTACATGCTCAATGCCATTGATATAGATTTTACTGTGCTGTTTGAGGGCTTCAATGGCCTCATTGGTGTCTTTGTCAGCCGGTGCAAAGGTCAATGTTCGCGTCTTTTTGGAGTTAATGGAGTAGGCTCGTTCTTTACCAGTGGTTTCAGCCCTGTATACTTCCCCGTCAAAAACAGTTTCTTCAGCATTGTCCAAAATGGGTAAACGAAACTGCTGATAAAAACTCGGCAAAAAAGCGTAATAAACGCCGAATAAATGACTTTTTAGGTCATTTCGAAACTTCACTACCACCGTATTAAGCCTCAAATAATCGGCGTCACTGATCACCTGTACAGTATTGGAGTAGTAACTGCCGATGCGCAGTTGATAACAACCATCCGCAACCGATGGGCCAATAAAACTACCGTAGTTATGAAACTTTATTCCATCCTGAATGGTGAGCACACTTGCTGTACCGACATTGGTTACAAAAACACCCGCCAACGTGTACAGTTTTACATCCACAGGACTC encodes:
- a CDS encoding tape measure protein; translated protein: MISYQKLFDFEGLEKKIGSIDAEYQKFVTNTANGSNIVKTAISSYAKEITDLIREIKSLNLAQSGSNQKFEQQSEKLSNSIKRHEELKSIIATLTDAQNANGISIDNLKGSLKLLRQEYDKLDPKAADFKSQQQQIAQKVNLAKQAIDAQNATLKAANQTLGSIVNSYARLSKETNEFRNRLRNLDNAFDLNTGKINKNNKEAVALLYQIQQNDAALKRMDASMGIHNRNVGNYTSALNGLRGNFLMLTGTLFGVDSALTAVTKTFEVINDFQRYRNALEVASGSTKRFNSNLIFLEKLANDTGTAIGTLYPTFTKLEAAARGTTMQGQKVRDIFSGIVKMGASLSLTNEDVEGTLKAIEQAMSKGKIQAEEWRGQVGDRLPGAFRLLAESMGITTAELDKMMKDGKVYAEDVLPKVAAQIEKTYGDKAAKNLETMTGQMTRLKNETSLLIDEFARDGQVSSFFGGIIKGIADTISAWRALAKEQGFLRTMALFGAAVGTGNLGSFNQIANAAQQRSQQAQGLDYYGPFEGKDAAGRAQQINMQRLTAQQAKQEYELFDGKYDPKKKKELLDFANEEYKRLNTIIILNDQLLKKEKALADERAKAEKGKDKADKKQLTQLEKFVEESEKLSKVLMDDALKDAKEGRVIDLPEKEVRKWYQLYEVLERMSKQLGYDIPSSIKRQRGIG